GCCAACTGAACCTCGAGTCATCGTCGCTCCCGAGAGCCGGCGCCGGCCGCACTCACGTCGCGGCCCACCGCAAGGGTTCCCCATCCGATGCGCTCCGGAGCGGCGATGGGCCGAGTTCGATCGAGCGACGCCGGCCGTCGATGTCGAGGACGTCCTTCTCGCGCACGCCGACGATGCGGCCCTCGCCGAGCACCCGATGCCGGATCCGATCGTTGACCGCCCACCTCGGCGAGTCCTCCCCTCCCCTCCCCTCCCCGTTCGACGCCGTGGGTTGCGCCTTCGGCACGACATAGCGTGCGGATGCCGACCGCCTCCGAATACCGATTCAGTAAGCCGCTCGCTTCGGCAGGCGCATCGGGGAGCTCCTTGCCGCGGGGTCGGTTCCGGAGAGGCGTTTCGACACTGCGTCGCCGAGTGACATCACGGCCCGGAATCGCGCGTCGAAGACAGACCGGCGGGCCGGCATGCGCGAGATCCGGGCGCCTCACGACGCGTGGCCTACCAGTGCCGCATCGCAGCGCTCGTCGGGCGTGATGACTTTGGCGCGGTGGGAAGGCCACGTCAGGCTGGGGTCGTTCCTCTTTCACCGGTGTCGGATCCCCGAACCGGGGGCATCACGCCTCCGGAGGTAGAGGCGTCATGCCCTCCCGACCAGGGGCGTCACGCCTCCGAAAGTAGGGGTGTCATACCCTTGGAGGTAGGGGCACCATGCCTCCGGACTAGGGGCGTCATGCCCGCGGACTAGGGGCGTCACGCCTCGGGAAATAGGGGCGTCATGCCCCCCGAACCGTCATATGAACCGTCATTGAACCGTCAGTGAATCGACGTCGTCGCGCGTGACCCCCGCGTGTCGAATGACAAATCGAAACGCAGACCCGATCCGGTGCGCCCGATTACGCCCGCCGGGGACCCGGCGTACGGGTCCTGACCCGGACCGCCACGTAGGGCATCGCAGGGCAGGGTCGCGGCACAGGCCAAGGCCCGGGTCGGCGAGTTCGTCGCCGACTGGACCAACAACCGTAAGCGTCGAGACGCCACCGTCATCCAGCGCCACCAAACGCTTCGTCACGAGGACAAGATCGCGATTCGGTCCGTCAGCATCCGCCACCTGCACAACGAACACGCCACCCTCCCCGGATCCACTGCACACACGATCTCGCCGGGACAGTCCGGACCCGGGCATTCTTCGACCGGCCGGCATTCCGCCCTGCCCTGCCCGGCGCTTAACCCCCTCGAGCACAGGTTATCCACAAGACCGACCACAGGGATTGTGAACAAAAAGCCCGTCGGGAACAGGATGGCCTCCCCGCTGCGCCGTCTGCGCAGCGGCCGACAGACCTGCGAGTAAAGCCGCATTTTCGAGCGCTTAGCGCCATCGCCGTCACGCCCGTCGGCCGGCACTCTGTCCGCACCTTCACCGACCGGGCAGCGGCATGCGACAGAACCTCGATTCACCCTTCGACGAGACGCCCGAGCGTCTGGCCCGGCACCTCGTCGCCTCGCTGGCCGCCCTCGGGTTGGCGGCGGCGTCGCTCGCGAACCCCGGCCTGGCCGAGCCGTTGCCGAGCGCGTCGATTGCCCGGATGGCCCAGCTGCCGTCCGGCGGTCTGCAGGCGGTGGAGACCACCGACGGGGAGTTGCTGTTCTTCTCCGAGAACGGACGCTACGTGCTGCGCGGCAGTGCCGTGGATCTCTGGCACGGGGCCAAGCTTACCGCGTTCGATCAGACCCAACGCCTCGCCGGGCGCATCGATCTGGCGCGACTGAAGCTCGACGTGGCCGATCTGGGGGCGATCGACGTCGGCGAAGGCCCCGAGGTGGTCGTGTTCATCGATCCCTTCTGCCCCCATTGCACCGCACTCTACGCCGATCTGGCGCCGCTGCGCGCGACCTATCGCTTCCGGCTGGTCCCGCTTCCGGTGCTGGGCGAGCCCTCGCAGCGCGCCGTGCTCGCGCTGGCGTGTCTGGCCGGAACCGATCCCGAACAGGCGCGCGAGGCGCTGCTCGGCGGGCTGACGGCGGACCTCCCGGAGCCCGCGGCGGGCTGCGGCGAGGTCGTTGCGCAACGCACCCTGATCGCGGCCCAAATCCTCGGGATTCGCGGCACGCCCTTCCTGATCGCACCGGACGGGCGCCTGCGTCAGGGTCGCCCGGACGACCTCGATGCCTGGCTCGCAGCCAGCGAGGAGCATGCCGAATGATCCACGCCACACCCCTTCTGCTGTGCGCGGCCCTGCTCGGCGGCTGCGCTTCGGGCAACCCCGAATACGCCTGCCCCGGCTATCCGGGCAAACCGCTCTGTCTGCCGCCGAGTGCCGTCTACAGCCTCAGCGACGGTGTCGGACCGCCGCCCGCGTCCATCGCGCGCCCGCTCCCGATGGAGACCGACAGCGGGTTTGCCGCCGGGTCCGGTTGGGCTTGGACCACCCGACTTCGCGATTAGGAGACCGCCATGACTTCACGCCTCACGCTGCCGCTCATGCTCTCGGCGCTCGCCGCCCTGAGCGGATGTGCCACCCGAGCACCCGTCCCGGAACCGACGGCGGCCCAAGACCAACGCCCCGCCGAGTATCAACCCAAACGCGCCGCCGCCTCGGCGATGCAGGCCTGGATCGCCCCCTGGGAGGATGCGACCGGCGATCTGTATCCGCCTTCCACGGTGTACATCGAGGTGCTGCGCGAGCACTGGCACTACGACGGCGCGGCGCACGGGCGCTTGACCGTGCTGCGCCCGTTGCAGGTGCAGCCGCGATCGGCCGCGCCGAGCGATGCCGCGCGTCCGGTCATGCTCCCGGATACGCTCGCGACGGATCCGGCACACGCACCGGTGCACCTGCCGCGGGAGCAAAAGCGCGGCGCCTGAACACCGTGGTCCGGCGCAGGCCGGGCGATCGGCCCACTCGAACCCGCGTGCGACGCGTGGTCCTCAACCTTTCGGAGAAGATGCTCATGTTGTCCCCGCCCCCGTTGTCCGGCCGCGACCGCCGGACCCTCCTGTTCGCGGGTATCGCCGCGACGCTCGTTGTCGTGGCGATCTCCGCGACCGCCACGGCCGGCACCACCGGCACCGAGTTCTCGGCCCTCTACACCCTGCTCACCGGCTGGATGACCGGTTTTCTGGGTCGTGTCGTGGCCGTGATTTTCATCATCATCGGCGTCATCGCCGGTGCCGCACGCCAGTCGATCATGGGCTTCGTCCTGGGCATCGCCGCCGGTGTGGGCATGTTCCTGGCCCCGGCGATCGTCGACGGCGTCGTCACCGCCACCCTGCCCGTCCTCTGATCGGAGCCTTCCGATCGCCCGGACCCCGACCATCGGGTCCATGTCCGGGTCCCGACCACGGGACCCCCCTTTCACGCGAGGTCTTCATGGTCGGATTCGACAGGCGCGCCGTCGCCGGCGCGGCCCTCGTCATGGCAATTGCGGTCGCGCATGCCGAGGTCGCCCCGCGGCTTCCCGAATCCCTGATCGGCGTGCTGCCCGGTGTCGGCGATCTCGTCGTCTATCCGCGTTCGGGCGAGGTCCACGTCTGTTGGCGCATCCCCGCGCGCGCTTCGGCGGGCTGCGCGAGCGCGCGACAGGTTCTCGACGGCGCGCTCGCCAACCACGACGCCTGGCTCACCCGTACCGCCGATCTCCTCTATCCGATGGATCCGGACATCGCGGTGCTCGATCGCGCGATCACCCTCGCCGCGGACGGCGCGGACGGTCTCTTCATCGTCGCCTATCGACTGGCACGGCACCACGCCGACGGCGCTCCGTCCCGGTCCCGAACGCTCGTCGTCACCCGCTGTGCCCCGAACCGAAAGTCCGACCTCGGATCCTCCGCGGGACCCCGGCCGACGGCGCTCTGCAGCGAAGCGGACTATTCCGTTGAACCGAACGGCGAAGCGCAGGCGGCGCACGCACGCGACGGTGGCGGACGCCTCGCCGTCGCCAGTACTGAACATGGCCTGGCCATCCTGCTCCCCGACGGTGGCGCGCTGTTCACGGCCGAAGCGGTCGACCCGCTCGCCTGGAGCGCGGCGCACATCCGACGCCACCCCCAGCCGGTGTTCGAGCCGATCTCGGCCACCGAGCAGGGTCTCGACGCGCGCGGCGCCGTCTTCCGGCTCCATCCGTCCGCCATCGACGATGCGTTGATCGTCACGCGCGAAGTCGCCGCCGTCGACGGCGCGACCCTGGTGTCGCTCGGCTCCCTGCCTGCCGACCCGAGCGACCGCTCCCCGATGGTTCGACTCGCGGAGACCCGCCTGTTCGACAGTACGCACGGGCCACGACCATGAGCCGATCCCGCACCGCCCCGGTCCAGGTGCGCTCGCCCTCCGGCACGCCCTTGAGCGACTGCGCCCGCCGCCGCGCCCGGGAGATGGTCCGGCGCGGCCGCGCGACCTGGATCTCCACCACGCCCCCGATCATCCGCCTGACCGAGAAGCCTTCATGACGAACCAACGTCGATTGACCGGCTCGCGCGCCAACGCGCTCTTCCCGACCCTCGCCTACGATCCGGACAGCCATCTGTTTCTGCTCGACGATCAATCGCTCGCCTTCGGCTATCTGTGCGAGCCCTTGTCCGCCGCCGATCAGTCCAACGCCGACCGCCTGCTGGTGCTCGGCAATCTCGACTGGCCGCCCGAGACCCTGCTGCAGGTCGCGCTCTGGACCTCGCCGGATGTCGAGGAGACCGTCGCGCGCATGGAAGGGCTGCGCATCGAGACCGCCACCGCACTCTTGCGCGAATCCACGCGCCGCACCGCCGCCTATCTGCGCGCCGGCAGCAGCGCGCCGATCTCTCCGTCCGGGGATCTACGCCTGCGCGAGCTGCAGGTGTTGGTCACCGCCAAGCTGCCGCTGGCCGCCCCGCAGCCGAGCGCGCACGAGTTGCGCGATGCCCGCGAGCTGCAGGCGACCGCCCTGCAGGTGCTGGCGACCGCCGGGATGCGCCCGGCGAGCCTCACCGCCGACCGTCATGTGCGGATCATGACGACCCTGCTCAACTGGGGTCCGCAGGCGGGGTGGCGCGACCGCATCACGCCCGAGTGCGATGCCCGGCGCCCGGTGCGCGATCAGTATCTGGACTACGACGTCGGCATCGATGTCGACGCCAAGGGGATCACGCTCGGGGAGCAGCGCATCCAGACCTTCTCGGTCAAGCGCTTTCCCGACCGGGCCGGCTTCGGGCTGGCCGCGCGCTTCCTCGGGGATCCCTTCTCGGGCTCGCGCGGGGTGCGCCACAACGCGCTGATCACCCTGAACCTGCATTTCCCGGACCCCGAGGCGACGCGGGTGAATCTGACCTCGCGTGCGCAATGGGCGGCCCATCAGGTGAGCGGCAACCTCTCCCACTACATGCCGCGTCTGGCACACAACAAGCGCGATTTCGACGCCTTGTTCGCCCGGCTGGATCACGGCGATCGCCCGCTGCAGGCCTATCTGGGGATCGTGCTCTTCACCGCCCCGGAGGAGGCCGCGGGCGCGGCCTCGAATCTGCGAACCTATTGGCGCGAGCTCGGCTTTCAGGTCTTGACCGACCGCTTCTTCGTGCTGCCGCTCTTCCTCAACTGTCTGCCGTTCGGCGCGGATCGCGGGGCGATCCGCACCAGTTTCCGCTACCGCACCCTCTCCGCCGCCCACGCCGTCGCGCTGATGCCGGTCTTCGGCGACTGGAAGGGCACCGGCACTCCGGTCCTGAACCTGATCGGGCGCACCGGTCAGCTCGTGGATCTGAGCCTCTTCGACTCGGCGACCAACTACAACGCCGTCATCGCCGCCTCCTCGGGCTCGGGCAAGTCGTTCCTCGCCAACGAGCTGCTCTCGACCAACCTGAGTGTCGGCGGGCGCTGCTGGGTGATCGACGTCGGGCGCAGCTACGCCAACCTCTGCGAATCCCTCGGCGGGCAGTTCGTCGCCTTCACCGCCGACTCGGACATCGTGCTGAATCCCTTCGAGCTGCTGCACACGTGGGAGGAGGAAGCCGACGTGATCGCCGCCATGGTGACCGCGATGGCCGCCCCGACCGAGCCGCTCGGCGACTACCGCACCGCCGGCCTCAAGCGCGCCCTGCGCGAGCTGTGGGACACCCACGGCACGGCGATGAATGTCGACCTGATCGCCGCGGCCATGCTCGCCTGCGCGGACGAGCGCCTGCAGGACGTCGGCGTGCAGCTCTACCCCTTCACGTCGCACGGCGAATACGGGCGCTGGTTCCACGGGCGCAACACGATGGACTTCAGCGCGGATCTGGTGGTCCTGGAGCTTGAA
The sequence above is drawn from the Thiocapsa rosea genome and encodes:
- a CDS encoding conjugal transfer protein TraV, with translation MIHATPLLLCAALLGGCASGNPEYACPGYPGKPLCLPPSAVYSLSDGVGPPPASIARPLPMETDSGFAAGSGWAWTTRLRD
- a CDS encoding RRXRR domain-containing protein — protein: MSRSRTAPVQVRSPSGTPLSDCARRRAREMVRRGRATWISTTPPIIRLTEKPS
- the traC gene encoding type IV secretion system protein TraC, with translation MTNQRRLTGSRANALFPTLAYDPDSHLFLLDDQSLAFGYLCEPLSAADQSNADRLLVLGNLDWPPETLLQVALWTSPDVEETVARMEGLRIETATALLRESTRRTAAYLRAGSSAPISPSGDLRLRELQVLVTAKLPLAAPQPSAHELRDARELQATALQVLATAGMRPASLTADRHVRIMTTLLNWGPQAGWRDRITPECDARRPVRDQYLDYDVGIDVDAKGITLGEQRIQTFSVKRFPDRAGFGLAARFLGDPFSGSRGVRHNALITLNLHFPDPEATRVNLTSRAQWAAHQVSGNLSHYMPRLAHNKRDFDALFARLDHGDRPLQAYLGIVLFTAPEEAAGAASNLRTYWRELGFQVLTDRFFVLPLFLNCLPFGADRGAIRTSFRYRTLSAAHAVALMPVFGDWKGTGTPVLNLIGRTGQLVDLSLFDSATNYNAVIAASSGSGKSFLANELLSTNLSVGGRCWVIDVGRSYANLCESLGGQFVAFTADSDIVLNPFELLHTWEEEADVIAAMVTAMAAPTEPLGDYRTAGLKRALRELWDTHGTAMNVDLIAAAMLACADERLQDVGVQLYPFTSHGEYGRWFHGRNTMDFSADLVVLELEELKGRKHLQQVILLQLIFQIQQAMYLGERSRQKLVLIDEAWDLLTQGDVATFIEHGYRRFRKYNGAAITVTQSLADLYANPTGRAIADNSAHTLLLAQPGHAIDRLKADHRLPMTAAGAEMLKTVHTVPGAYSEIMTLTDNGAGIGRLMVDPFRQLLYSTKPADVAAIRRLRERGMSVEQAINRLLAGAETEASDAA
- a CDS encoding TraV family lipoprotein produces the protein MTSRLTLPLMLSALAALSGCATRAPVPEPTAAQDQRPAEYQPKRAAASAMQAWIAPWEDATGDLYPPSTVYIEVLREHWHYDGAAHGRLTVLRPLQVQPRSAAPSDAARPVMLPDTLATDPAHAPVHLPREQKRGA
- the traA gene encoding TraA family conjugative transfer protein; translation: MLSPPPLSGRDRRTLLFAGIAATLVVVAISATATAGTTGTEFSALYTLLTGWMTGFLGRVVAVIFIIIGVIAGAARQSIMGFVLGIAAGVGMFLAPAIVDGVVTATLPVL
- a CDS encoding DsbC family protein, which encodes MRQNLDSPFDETPERLARHLVASLAALGLAAASLANPGLAEPLPSASIARMAQLPSGGLQAVETTDGELLFFSENGRYVLRGSAVDLWHGAKLTAFDQTQRLAGRIDLARLKLDVADLGAIDVGEGPEVVVFIDPFCPHCTALYADLAPLRATYRFRLVPLPVLGEPSQRAVLALACLAGTDPEQAREALLGGLTADLPEPAAGCGEVVAQRTLIAAQILGIRGTPFLIAPDGRLRQGRPDDLDAWLAASEEHAE